The following proteins are encoded in a genomic region of Deltaproteobacteria bacterium:
- the metH gene encoding methionine synthase codes for MNRYLEIAKERVLIYDGAMGTNIQIRQLSSDPSRKLTKKDYGGHDGWNENLVFTRPDVIEEVHASFLEVGCDVLETNTFGGSRLKLDEFGAGPRVLEYNSTAARLARKVADQYSTPSHPRFVAGSIGPTGMLPSTDDPALGKITYDELVKIFAEQTEGLVEGGVDLLLIETSQDILEVKAAITGIRRYFKTKGRQPLPIQAQVTLDPTGRMLLGTDIGAVVTILQGLRVDVIGLNCSTGPQEMRDSVRFLAENCSLPLSIIPNAGIPLNKDGQAFYPLDPDGLAKSLKEFVADFGVEIVGGCCGTTPAHLKAVTQALRGQGGSTQTRKKRSPVTSQSYVASTMKQTALRQQPAPTLIGERMNSQGSKKMKELLLTDQYDTICQIGRKQVDEGAHLLDLCLALTERDDEAVQSKILAKKLAQQVEAPLVIDSTDAQVIEACLKVYGGRPVVNSINMENGLERIKAVCPLVEEHGTAVVALTIDKDSGGMAKTAETKFAVAKKIHDYVTSHYQIRPEDLIFDALTFTLSTGDDEFKNSAVETLEGIRKIKAGLPEVHTTLGVSNVSFGLGRPARRILNSVFLHHAVQAGLDTAIVNPAEILPYFEIPEEERILADGLIFNRSPDALPKLITAFENKTVGPATPSKEDENFVNLSPEQKIHYKILHRKPEGIEALIDEVRQRRDPVDILNNVLLPAMKEVGDKFGAGELILPFVLQSAEAMKKAVAHLEQFLEKSASTTKGTVVLATVYGDVHDIGKNLVKTILSNNGYVVHDLGKQVPIQTILDKAQEVNADAIGLSALLVSTSRQMPACIEELYKRGMKYSVIIGGAAINRRFGRRIFFVEGQPYSGGVFYAKDAFEGLDIMNILTSKDQQPAFYEKVLHEAKLEVAGKGTEEASKTTVTIKIPRSTIQPLKIIPKPPFWGTRVLDRIDLREVFPLMDFNSLYRLSWGVKTRDSEEYKKMLKEKFEPLRLELQKEVLREGWFMPKVLYGFYPCQSEGETIHIYDPLDAKKRLTSFEFPRQPDAGHLCLADYINPVDSGLIDLIAFHLVTMGEKISNVCEDLNKRGDYSKSYYLHGLSVEATEGLASWIHQKIRSALGLKEEEGKRYSFGYPACPNLEDQGKLFSILKPEEAIGVTLTSAFQMIPEQSTSALIFHHPEATYYNVKIK; via the coding sequence ATGAATCGTTACCTGGAAATCGCGAAAGAAAGGGTCCTGATCTACGATGGGGCGATGGGGACGAATATCCAGATTCGTCAGCTCTCGAGCGACCCCTCGCGAAAACTGACCAAAAAAGATTATGGCGGGCATGACGGCTGGAACGAAAATCTGGTCTTCACGAGACCCGATGTCATTGAAGAGGTCCATGCCTCCTTTTTGGAGGTCGGTTGTGACGTCCTCGAAACCAATACCTTTGGGGGATCACGCCTCAAGCTGGATGAGTTTGGCGCCGGCCCAAGAGTCCTCGAGTATAATTCGACGGCGGCCCGTTTGGCGCGAAAGGTTGCCGACCAGTACAGCACCCCTTCACACCCCCGTTTTGTCGCCGGTTCGATCGGTCCAACCGGGATGCTCCCCTCCACCGATGACCCGGCCTTGGGAAAGATCACCTATGATGAACTGGTCAAAATATTTGCTGAACAGACCGAAGGGCTTGTCGAAGGGGGGGTTGATCTTCTCCTGATCGAAACCTCCCAAGATATTTTGGAGGTGAAGGCCGCCATCACCGGCATCCGTCGCTACTTCAAAACAAAGGGGCGTCAGCCTTTACCCATCCAGGCCCAAGTTACGCTTGACCCGACCGGTCGGATGCTCTTGGGCACAGATATCGGGGCGGTGGTGACCATCCTCCAAGGGCTCCGTGTCGATGTCATTGGTCTCAACTGTTCTACCGGCCCTCAGGAGATGAGGGATTCGGTTCGTTTCCTCGCCGAGAACTGTTCGCTCCCCCTTTCCATTATTCCGAACGCCGGAATCCCTTTGAACAAGGATGGCCAGGCCTTCTACCCGCTGGACCCTGACGGTCTCGCCAAAAGTCTAAAGGAATTCGTTGCCGATTTCGGGGTCGAGATCGTCGGCGGCTGTTGCGGTACCACCCCGGCACACCTCAAGGCGGTTACCCAAGCGTTGAGAGGACAAGGGGGCTCCACCCAAACGAGAAAAAAGAGGTCTCCGGTAACTTCGCAATCATATGTAGCCAGTACTATGAAACAAACTGCCCTGCGCCAGCAGCCGGCGCCAACGTTGATTGGGGAGAGGATGAATTCCCAAGGGTCCAAGAAGATGAAGGAGCTGTTACTGACCGACCAATACGACACCATCTGCCAGATCGGTCGGAAACAGGTCGATGAAGGGGCTCATCTTTTGGATCTTTGTCTCGCGCTGACGGAACGGGATGATGAGGCGGTCCAGTCAAAGATTTTGGCAAAAAAGTTGGCCCAACAGGTCGAGGCCCCACTGGTCATCGACTCCACGGATGCCCAAGTGATTGAGGCCTGTCTCAAGGTTTACGGTGGTCGGCCGGTGGTCAACTCCATCAACATGGAAAATGGGTTGGAGAGGATCAAGGCGGTCTGCCCGCTCGTGGAAGAACATGGCACCGCCGTCGTCGCCCTCACAATCGATAAAGACTCAGGAGGGATGGCGAAGACGGCAGAAACTAAATTTGCAGTGGCTAAAAAGATTCATGACTATGTCACTTCTCACTACCAAATCCGGCCGGAAGACCTGATCTTTGACGCCCTTACCTTCACTTTGTCGACCGGAGATGACGAATTCAAAAATTCGGCGGTGGAAACGTTGGAGGGGATCCGAAAAATAAAGGCAGGGCTTCCCGAGGTCCATACAACTCTCGGGGTTTCCAATGTCTCTTTCGGCCTCGGCCGGCCGGCCCGACGGATTTTGAATTCTGTCTTTCTCCATCATGCCGTCCAGGCAGGACTGGATACCGCCATCGTCAACCCGGCCGAGATTTTGCCCTACTTCGAAATCCCGGAAGAAGAAAGAATCCTGGCGGACGGCCTTATTTTTAACAGAAGCCCGGACGCACTGCCTAAACTGATTACCGCCTTCGAGAATAAAACCGTCGGGCCGGCCACCCCTTCCAAAGAGGATGAAAACTTTGTCAACCTCTCACCGGAGCAAAAAATCCATTATAAAATCCTGCACCGGAAACCGGAGGGGATAGAAGCATTGATCGATGAGGTCCGCCAGCGCCGGGACCCGGTAGACATCTTGAACAATGTCTTGCTCCCGGCGATGAAGGAGGTCGGGGATAAATTCGGTGCTGGTGAATTGATCCTCCCCTTTGTTCTCCAATCGGCCGAGGCGATGAAAAAGGCGGTGGCCCATCTGGAGCAATTTTTGGAAAAGAGCGCCTCGACGACCAAGGGAACCGTTGTCCTTGCAACGGTTTATGGTGATGTTCATGACATCGGCAAGAATCTGGTCAAGACAATCCTCTCCAACAACGGTTACGTGGTCCATGACCTTGGCAAGCAGGTCCCGATCCAGACGATCCTGGACAAGGCCCAGGAGGTGAATGCCGATGCGATCGGTCTTTCGGCGCTCCTCGTCTCTACCTCCCGACAGATGCCGGCCTGTATCGAGGAATTGTACAAGAGGGGGATGAAATATTCTGTTATTATCGGCGGCGCTGCGATCAATCGAAGATTTGGTCGCAGAATATTTTTTGTGGAAGGACAACCTTATTCCGGAGGCGTCTTCTATGCCAAGGATGCCTTTGAAGGGCTGGATATCATGAACATCCTGACGAGCAAGGATCAACAACCGGCCTTTTATGAAAAAGTCCTCCACGAAGCAAAACTAGAGGTCGCCGGCAAGGGAACGGAAGAAGCTTCAAAAACAACGGTCACAATCAAAATCCCCCGTTCAACCATCCAGCCGCTAAAAATAATCCCCAAACCACCGTTCTGGGGGACACGGGTCTTGGACCGGATCGACCTCCGTGAGGTTTTTCCCTTGATGGATTTTAATTCCCTCTACCGCCTCTCCTGGGGGGTCAAGACTCGTGATAGTGAAGAGTACAAAAAAATGCTAAAAGAAAAATTTGAGCCGTTGCGGCTTGAACTCCAAAAGGAGGTTCTGCGGGAAGGGTGGTTCATGCCGAAGGTCCTCTACGGCTTTTACCCCTGTCAATCTGAAGGGGAGACGATCCATATCTACGACCCGTTGGATGCCAAAAAGAGGCTGACCAGCTTCGAATTCCCGAGGCAACCGGATGCCGGCCACCTTTGTCTCGCCGATTACATCAACCCGGTCGACTCCGGTCTGATCGATCTCATCGCCTTCCATCTGGTCACGATGGGGGAGAAGATCAGTAACGTTTGTGAAGATCTGAACAAAAGGGGCGATTACTCAAAAAGTTATTACCTCCACGGCCTTTCAGTCGAGGCCACCGAGGGGCTCGCCTCCTGGATCCATCAAAAGATCCGAAGCGCCTTGGGTCTTAAAGAAGAGGAAGGAAAGCGTTACAGCTTCGGCTACCCCGCCTGCCCGAATCTTGAGGACCAGGGAAAACTTTTTTCAATTCTGAAACCAGAAGAAGCGATCGGTGTTACACTGACTTCCGCCTTTCAGATGATCCCGGAACAATCAACCTCCGCACTGATCTTCCACCACCCGGAAGCAACTTACTACAACGTCAAAATTAAATAG
- a CDS encoding DoxX family membrane protein — protein MDEKKHGACCGLTLIRFWAGIWFLWAGYSKLNAAYLTGGGFEGYVQKFMEAGSVGFYKTCLASVLAHAKIFSILTAFGELAAGLSLLLGFMTILSSVGVIIMCLNYLLATWNFGPASIGLNITMIICGIAFIVGKAGGCLGLDAKFCPMTKKCCSG, from the coding sequence ATGGACGAGAAAAAACATGGGGCCTGTTGTGGACTTACACTCATACGTTTCTGGGCCGGGATCTGGTTCCTCTGGGCCGGGTATAGCAAGCTGAACGCCGCCTATCTTACCGGCGGCGGTTTTGAAGGGTACGTTCAGAAGTTCATGGAGGCGGGAAGCGTTGGCTTCTACAAAACCTGTCTCGCCAGTGTGCTGGCCCATGCCAAAATTTTTTCCATCCTGACCGCCTTTGGAGAATTGGCGGCGGGTCTCAGTCTCCTTTTGGGATTCATGACCATTTTATCCTCGGTCGGCGTCATTATCATGTGCCTTAACTACCTGCTGGCGACTTGGAATTTCGGACCGGCCTCAATCGGGCTGAATATCACCATGATTATCTGCGGTATTGCATTCATCGTCGGCAAGGCGGGAGGGTGTCTCGGACTGGACGCCAAATTCTGCCCCATGACCAAAAAGTGTTGTAGTGGATAA
- a CDS encoding ABC transporter substrate-binding protein, with amino-acid sequence MQIKLAHSPDADDAFMFYALETGKVPTGDLMIEHVREDIESLNQKAEQGLYHVTALSFHAYPAVADKYALMTVGGSVGDGYGPIVVAAKKMKPHQLKKKLMAIPGKKTTAFLVMRMVEPTIGYVIRPFDKILEIVKEGKAETGLVIHEGQLTYEAMGLFKVIDLGKWWHDETGLPLPLGANAVRKDLPADVQKRLASLIRQSVQYALDHREEAVAYALSFARGLEPEKAGQFIGMYVNHWTLDYGHKGRKSVITLLSRAHEMGLLPESPRIDWVSPEEPDQEETAPEESTEKLPFPNETS; translated from the coding sequence ATGCAAATTAAACTGGCCCATAGTCCGGATGCCGATGATGCCTTCATGTTTTATGCCCTGGAGACCGGAAAGGTCCCGACCGGGGATCTCATGATTGAGCATGTTCGAGAAGATATCGAATCCCTGAATCAAAAGGCGGAACAGGGGCTCTACCACGTTACCGCCCTCTCCTTTCACGCCTACCCGGCCGTGGCTGATAAATATGCGCTGATGACAGTCGGCGGCTCTGTCGGGGATGGTTATGGCCCTATCGTAGTGGCCGCCAAGAAAATGAAGCCCCACCAGCTCAAGAAAAAGTTGATGGCGATCCCGGGCAAAAAGACAACCGCCTTTCTAGTGATGCGGATGGTTGAACCGACGATCGGTTATGTCATTCGGCCGTTTGATAAAATCCTGGAGATTGTCAAGGAGGGAAAGGCGGAGACTGGTCTCGTGATCCACGAAGGGCAGTTGACCTACGAGGCAATGGGGCTTTTCAAAGTGATCGATCTTGGCAAATGGTGGCACGATGAGACAGGACTCCCACTCCCACTCGGGGCCAACGCCGTCCGCAAAGATCTCCCAGCCGACGTTCAAAAAAGGCTGGCCAGTTTGATCCGGCAAAGCGTTCAATACGCCTTGGATCACCGGGAAGAAGCGGTGGCCTATGCCCTTTCCTTTGCCCGTGGTCTTGAACCGGAAAAGGCAGGCCAGTTCATCGGGATGTATGTCAACCACTGGACGCTTGATTATGGCCACAAGGGAAGAAAGTCGGTGATTACACTTCTCTCCCGCGCCCATGAGATGGGGCTCTTACCGGAGTCCCCACGGATCGACTGGGTTTCCCCGGAAGAGCCTGACCAAGAGGAGACGGCGCCTGAAGAATCGACCGAGAAATTACCGTTTCCTAATGAAACAAGTTAG
- a CDS encoding sulfurtransferase has product MKKETSPLVGSEWLGQHLQDNDLRIVDCRWMLGKPGEGKKQYEEGHIPGAIHLDVDGPLSGKEGPGRHPLPDKRGFQAVLEKSGIGHETVVVAYDNGQGAPASRLWWLLRYYGHPHVSVLDGGWNSWIRSGGKISREIPVYSPATFIARPKKKWVVDKRVVEAVRDDPEVLLIDARTAERYRGEIEPIDPRPGHIPGAINLPFTEIIDPETGLFLKPEQLRKKFEQIGADQVKTMICYCGSGVTACTNLLALRMAGFEGKLYEGSWSDWSADKELPAAQG; this is encoded by the coding sequence ATGAAGAAAGAGACAAGTCCCCTTGTGGGCAGTGAGTGGTTGGGCCAACACCTGCAGGACAATGATTTGCGGATTGTCGATTGCCGTTGGATGTTGGGAAAGCCGGGAGAGGGGAAGAAACAATATGAAGAAGGACATATCCCGGGGGCGATCCATCTGGATGTTGACGGGCCTTTATCGGGGAAAGAAGGCCCGGGGCGTCATCCGTTGCCGGACAAGAGGGGGTTTCAGGCGGTTCTTGAAAAGAGTGGGATTGGTCATGAGACTGTTGTTGTCGCCTATGACAACGGGCAAGGGGCTCCAGCCTCCCGTCTCTGGTGGCTCTTGAGGTATTATGGGCATCCCCATGTCTCCGTCCTGGACGGCGGTTGGAACAGTTGGATCCGGTCAGGGGGGAAGATTTCGCGGGAGATTCCCGTTTATTCACCGGCAACTTTTATCGCCAGACCCAAAAAAAAGTGGGTCGTGGATAAAAGAGTCGTTGAGGCGGTGAGGGATGATCCCGAGGTCTTGCTGATCGATGCCAGGACTGCGGAGCGGTACCGGGGGGAGATTGAGCCGATTGACCCAAGACCCGGCCATATTCCAGGGGCGATCAATCTTCCTTTCACAGAGATAATTGATCCGGAGACAGGCCTCTTCCTAAAGCCGGAACAACTGAGGAAAAAATTTGAACAGATCGGGGCCGATCAGGTCAAAACAATGATCTGTTACTGCGGTTCCGGGGTTACCGCCTGTACCAACCTTCTGGCCCTCCGGATGGCTGGCTTTGAGGGGAAGCTCTACGAAGGATCGTGGAGCGATTGGAGTGCGGACAAAGAACTGCCGGCGGCTCAAGGGTGA
- a CDS encoding DUF971 domain-containing protein, which produces MKAIKISDNPRGLLLEWSDGFQGVIPFTTLRQQCPCAICKGERLPFDPMGGIGGRAGSPSDQSEPSGLASGEQIVPKDLFKVGSYAIGLRWGDGHDTGIYSFDYLRQLVENTSPRVVHPRVIHPKENS; this is translated from the coding sequence ATGAAAGCGATTAAAATTTCAGACAACCCTCGGGGACTCCTCCTGGAATGGTCGGATGGTTTTCAGGGCGTTATTCCTTTTACAACCCTGCGCCAGCAGTGCCCCTGTGCCATTTGTAAGGGAGAGCGTCTCCCGTTTGACCCGATGGGAGGTATCGGAGGGAGAGCAGGATCTCCCTCCGATCAAAGCGAACCATCTGGCTTGGCCAGTGGTGAGCAAATAGTTCCAAAGGACCTCTTTAAAGTAGGGAGCTATGCGATCGGCCTCCGTTGGGGGGATGGGCATGACACCGGGATTTACAGCTTCGATTACCTGCGCCAGTTAGTGGAAAATACTAGTCCAAGGGTGGTTCACCCAAGGGTGATTCACCCAAAGGAAAATAGCTGA
- a CDS encoding phosphoribosylaminoimidazolesuccinocarboxamide synthase, whose product MTQPLYQSEISHLRLLFRGKVRDIYDCGNELLLVATDRLSAFDVVFPTPIPGKGEILTQMSLFWFEKMKGILPNHLSEKPVKSLFKDPKEVSLYEKRSMLVKKTRALTVEAVARGYLAGSGWNDYKETEKSGFPKVCGVSLPKGLKEAQKLPEPIFTPSTKAPQGTHDENITFEEAVKIIGRELLERVKEATLKIYSDAARYAEKRGILIADTKFEFGLFNNELILIDEVLTPDSSRFWPKNDYRVGLSPPSYDKQFVRDYLNATGWNKKPPAPELPGEIVKKTAEKYFEAFRQLTGKSKI is encoded by the coding sequence ATGACACAACCTCTCTACCAGTCGGAAATTTCGCATCTCAGACTCCTTTTCCGAGGAAAGGTCCGTGACATTTACGATTGCGGTAACGAACTCCTCCTGGTCGCCACAGACAGGCTTTCCGCATTTGACGTTGTCTTCCCAACCCCCATTCCCGGGAAGGGAGAAATCCTGACCCAGATGAGCCTCTTCTGGTTCGAAAAAATGAAGGGGATCCTGCCCAATCACCTTTCCGAAAAACCGGTCAAGTCCCTCTTTAAAGATCCCAAAGAGGTTTCTCTCTATGAAAAAAGGTCGATGCTGGTCAAAAAGACAAGGGCCTTGACCGTAGAAGCCGTAGCCAGGGGATATCTGGCTGGATCAGGCTGGAATGATTACAAGGAAACGGAAAAGAGTGGTTTCCCCAAGGTCTGCGGTGTTTCTCTCCCAAAAGGATTGAAGGAGGCCCAAAAACTCCCCGAACCGATCTTCACCCCCTCCACCAAGGCCCCCCAGGGAACTCACGATGAAAATATCACCTTCGAGGAAGCGGTCAAAATCATCGGGCGGGAACTCTTGGAAAGAGTCAAAGAGGCGACCCTTAAAATTTATTCGGATGCCGCTCGTTACGCTGAAAAACGGGGGATCCTGATTGCCGATACCAAATTTGAGTTCGGCCTTTTCAACAACGAATTGATCCTGATTGATGAGGTCTTGACACCCGACTCCTCCCGCTTTTGGCCGAAAAATGATTATCGGGTCGGACTCTCGCCCCCCAGTTACGACAAACAGTTCGTACGGGATTACCTCAACGCAACCGGCTGGAACAAAAAACCACCGGCCCCGGAACTTCCAGGAGAAATAGTTAAAAAAACAGCGGAGAAATACTTTGAGGCCTTCCGCCAGCTGACCGGCAAATCAAAAATTTAA
- a CDS encoding radical SAM protein encodes MGEIKPFFRYHLIPQVFFFTVGFPKGSFISVDVTDQCNLRCAHCYFFEQEQEGTLDAEGWEQRILELKKTSKFLHSCTWVGGEPLLRKGVIERCKKHFLHNLIVTNGTIPLPDWPDLFFHLSIDGNEEAHEKMRRQKGLYQEMKKNCSRENLHVTGAMCVTSLNKDTIEEVLEDWRTTTFLKGMMFDFYTPIEGLPDDLWIGWEARDAVIQKLLRLKKEKYGDFIAMPEGVLKLMLSENSRKVTDNCIFASKGYSLTTHGEVKEKCMLGPKADCDRCGCIVPYYLHYRIDRKTIVQTTGREIKQRFQKVMVDLNF; translated from the coding sequence ATGGGGGAAATAAAGCCTTTTTTCCGCTATCACCTCATCCCGCAGGTTTTTTTCTTTACCGTCGGATTTCCCAAGGGGTCTTTCATCTCGGTGGATGTGACCGATCAGTGCAACCTTCGGTGTGCTCACTGTTATTTTTTTGAACAGGAACAGGAGGGAACCCTTGATGCCGAAGGGTGGGAACAGAGAATTCTGGAACTCAAAAAGACCTCCAAATTCCTCCATAGTTGTACCTGGGTCGGAGGGGAGCCGCTGCTTCGGAAAGGGGTTATTGAAAGGTGCAAGAAACATTTTCTCCATAACCTGATTGTGACCAATGGGACCATCCCGCTACCCGACTGGCCGGATCTCTTTTTTCACCTTTCCATTGACGGTAACGAAGAGGCCCATGAAAAAATGCGCCGGCAAAAGGGGCTTTATCAGGAGATGAAGAAAAACTGCAGTCGTGAAAATCTCCATGTGACCGGGGCGATGTGTGTGACCTCGTTAAACAAGGATACCATTGAAGAGGTCCTGGAAGATTGGCGGACAACAACATTTCTAAAAGGGATGATGTTCGATTTCTACACCCCGATTGAGGGATTGCCCGATGACCTCTGGATCGGCTGGGAGGCTCGCGATGCTGTTATTCAGAAGCTGCTCCGGCTGAAAAAAGAAAAATATGGGGATTTTATTGCAATGCCGGAGGGGGTTTTGAAGCTGATGCTTTCTGAAAACTCTCGCAAGGTAACCGACAACTGCATCTTTGCCAGCAAAGGGTATTCGCTTACGACCCACGGTGAGGTCAAGGAAAAGTGTATGTTGGGTCCCAAGGCCGATTGTGATCGTTGCGGTTGTATTGTTCCTTACTACCTGCACTACCGGATCGATAGAAAGACTATCGTTCAAACAACCGGGCGGGAGATCAAACAGCGCTTCCAGAAGGTCATGGTGGACTTAAATTTTTGA
- the hpnH gene encoding adenosyl-hopene transferase HpnH, protein MSVPLSQMARVAGYVVSQKLKGRKRYPLVLMLEPLFRCNLECAGCGKIQYPEETLNKRLSPEECFKAVDECGAPMVSIPGGEPLIHPEIEQIVTGLVERKKYIYLCTNAILLKRKLDLFKPSKYLTFSIHMDGIREDHDHAVCREGVYDVAAEAIQETLKRGFRVTTNTTLFDGAKPENVRRMFDEMMALGVEGMMISPGYSYEKAPDREHFLKRNRTRELFSKILHKPKKHWKFNESPLFLKFLKGEIDYQCTPWGNPTYNVFGWQKPCYLLQEGYTHSFKDLMEGTEWEKYGTGRFEKCADCMVHCGYEASAVDDTFSSFKGLFRTIRAMVSH, encoded by the coding sequence ATGTCTGTTCCTCTTTCCCAGATGGCCCGCGTGGCCGGCTATGTCGTCTCCCAGAAGTTGAAGGGGAGGAAACGTTACCCGCTTGTCCTCATGTTGGAGCCCCTTTTCCGCTGCAACCTGGAGTGTGCTGGATGCGGCAAGATCCAGTATCCTGAAGAAACCTTGAACAAAAGACTGAGTCCCGAAGAATGTTTCAAGGCGGTTGATGAGTGTGGGGCCCCGATGGTGAGCATTCCGGGGGGAGAGCCATTGATCCATCCGGAAATTGAGCAGATTGTGACAGGGTTGGTAGAACGAAAAAAATATATTTACCTTTGCACCAATGCGATCCTTCTTAAACGAAAACTGGATCTCTTCAAACCCTCAAAATACCTGACCTTCAGTATTCATATGGATGGCATTAGGGAGGATCACGATCATGCGGTCTGCCGTGAAGGGGTTTATGATGTTGCGGCAGAGGCGATCCAGGAGACTCTCAAGAGAGGTTTCCGCGTTACCACCAACACGACCCTTTTTGACGGGGCCAAACCGGAGAATGTCCGCAGGATGTTTGATGAGATGATGGCACTGGGAGTTGAGGGGATGATGATTTCCCCGGGTTATTCCTATGAAAAGGCCCCTGACCGTGAACACTTTCTCAAACGGAACCGGACCCGTGAGCTCTTTTCCAAGATTTTGCACAAGCCGAAGAAGCACTGGAAATTTAATGAATCGCCACTTTTTCTTAAATTCCTGAAGGGGGAGATCGATTATCAATGCACCCCTTGGGGGAATCCCACTTACAATGTTTTTGGCTGGCAGAAGCCCTGTTACCTTCTTCAAGAAGGGTATACGCATTCCTTCAAGGATTTGATGGAAGGGACGGAGTGGGAAAAATACGGGACCGGCCGATTCGAAAAGTGCGCCGACTGCATGGTCCATTGCGGCTACGAGGCCTCAGCGGTTGACGATACCTTTAGCTCTTTCAAGGGACTCTTTCGCACCATCCGGGCGATGGTTTCTCATTAA